The stretch of DNA GCCCTTTGCCGGCCGGCTGTCGGACCGCTTTGGCCGACCGGCGGTGATCATCCCCGGGATGCTGTTGCTGGCCGTGGCGATGACGATTCTGGCCTTCTCGACCAGCCAGTTCGGCATGCTGAGTGCGGCCATTTTGCAGGGTTTTGGCTTTGGCGGCGTGCAGCCGTCGCTGATGGCCCAGGTGGTTGATCGCTCGACCGACCACGACCGCGGGCCGGCCTTGGCGACGCTGATGGGCGCCTTTGATGTGGGTGTGGGTCTGAGTTCAATCGGGCTGGGACTGGTCTTGGAAGCCACGAGTTTTTCGGTCACCTTTTTGTGCGCGGCCGGGATCGGACTGTGCGGCGCCGGAGCGTCGGCCTGGGACGCGCTGCGGCCCAAGACGGCTCCGTCCACCCCGTCCGTCGCCCCGGAGGCGGACTGAACCTGCCGCAGGAGAAACGTCTTGTCCTGACAGGCTGAGGAGGTCGCTGTGTATCGGTCCTTTCTTGCGGGGATATTCGCCCTCGCCCTGCTCCACCATCCGTCCTCAAGCCCGGCCCAGCCGCCGCCGCTGCCCAGCCGCGCCCAGATACAGGGCTGGATCGCCGCAAACCTGGAGACCACGCCGCAGTTTGCAGAGGGGCAGGTGCTGTCGCGGGCCGACATCGACAAGCTGCGACCGTTCCTGCCGCCCCGC from Desulfurellaceae bacterium encodes:
- a CDS encoding MFS transporter, which codes for SRPFAGRLSDRFGRPAVIIPGMLLLAVAMTILAFSTSQFGMLSAAILQGFGFGGVQPSLMAQVVDRSTDHDRGPALATLMGAFDVGVGLSSIGLGLVLEATSFSVTFLCAAGIGLCGAGASAWDALRPKTAPSTPSVAPEAD